A portion of the Candidatus Eisenbacteria bacterium genome contains these proteins:
- the rplR gene encoding 50S ribosomal protein L18, protein MKTKSQLKVLARKRRHLRVRRRLSGTAERPRLCVFKSLKHISGILVDDGELRTITSLSTLSPEVKKAIAEVKGKTAKSRVVGVLLGKKALSLGITKIAFDRGGYLFHGRVKALCDGFMESLSGTEKTAAKSSPAGDRKK, encoded by the coding sequence GTGAAGACAAAATCTCAACTCAAAGTCCTGGCAAGAAAGAGAAGACATCTTAGAGTGAGAAGGCGCCTCTCGGGCACAGCCGAAAGACCGAGATTGTGCGTCTTCAAGAGTCTCAAGCACATCAGCGGAATTCTGGTGGACGACGGTGAGCTGCGCACTATTACTTCGCTTTCCACGCTCAGCCCCGAAGTGAAGAAAGCGATCGCGGAAGTGAAGGGAAAGACCGCGAAAAGCCGTGTGGTAGGCGTGCTTCTCGGCAAGAAGGCACTTTCCCTGGGAATCACGAAGATTGCATTTGACAGAGGCGGGTACCTCTTTCATGGACGTGTGAAGGCATTGTGTGACGGATTTATGGAATCTCTTTCGGGAACGGAGAAAACAGCCGCCAAGTCAAGTCCTGCAGGTGACCGCAAAAAATAA